A window of Babesia microti strain RI chromosome III, complete genome contains these coding sequences:
- a CDS encoding RRS1, regulator of ribosome biosynthesis (overlaps_old_locusTagID:BBM_III00725): MDLDEPNTNDSGDVVRKVDNLEYCLLNLIAQDITPIEDLDQLHSISENNVQLFIDRLFALQKSSDSDGVYVKLPAKPVFQFPRVTPLPKPKPKTRWQMFAESKGIKKLKRSRLVWDESVKDWVPRWGYKSFKKGLMANPPIYEIKETQDDTTNMFEVETKKRKLAKLKNKYRELRNKMEANGQKFGVAKDEDTINPANPELLQGKKGKNGRTGIQKILSISQKSDRSCGKHSNKVKGEKVVRSRALGKPKVQSLQNEYSNYNKIISKVLKQQT; encoded by the exons ATGGATCTTGATGAACC GAACACTAATGACTCTGGTGATGTGGTTCGTAAGGTTgacaatttggaatattGTCTGCTGAATCTTATAGCACAAGACATCACACCAATCGAGGATTTGGATCAGTTGCATAGTATTTCAGAgaataatgtacaattgtTCATAGACCGCCTTTTTGCGCTGCAAAAATCGTCCGACTCGGACGGAGTTTATGTAAAACTCCCTGCTAAACCGGTATTCCAATTTCCAAGAGTAACACCG CTTCCTAAACCTAAACCTAAAACTAGATGGCAAATGTTTGCAG AATCAAAAGGGATAAAGAAGCTGAAGCGTAGTCGTTTGGTTTGGGACGAGTCGGTGAAGGATTGGGTCCCGCGCTGGGGTTACAAATCTTTTAAAAAAGGACTAATGGCTAATCCGCCCATTTACGAGATTAAAGAGACACAAG aCGACACTACGAATATGTTTGAGGTAGAAACTAAGAAAAGAAAACTAGCCAAGCTTAAGAATAAATATCGTGAATTGAGAAACAAAATGGAAGCTAATGGCCAAAAATTCGGCGTTGCCAAAGACGAAGACACGATAAATCCTGCAAATCCAGAGTTATTACAGGGGAAGAAGGGCAAAAACGGTAGAACTGgtatacaaaaaatactaTCTATTTCTCAAAAATCTGATCGTTCCTGCGGTAAACATTCAAACAAAGTTAAAGGGGAAAAGGTGGTTAGGAGTAGGGCACTGGGTAAACCAAAAGTACAATCTTTGCAAAACGAATATTCCAACTATAATAAGATAATCTCAAAAGTCTTAAAGCAACAGacttaa